The Desulfovibrio legallii genome contains a region encoding:
- a CDS encoding HPr family phosphocarrier protein has translation MEDAIEQTPRGLALRVCLNLRNGLHARPAARLAQEAQRYAASIQLISDTGEVDAKSMLDILSLAPPANAELTLLAQGQDAREALCGLARFLSTLQD, from the coding sequence ATGGAAGACGCCATCGAACAAACCCCGCGCGGGCTGGCCCTGCGGGTGTGCCTGAACCTGCGCAACGGCCTGCACGCCCGCCCGGCGGCCCGTCTGGCGCAAGAGGCGCAACGCTATGCCGCTTCCATCCAGCTTATCAGCGATACGGGCGAGGTGGACGCCAAAAGCATGCTGGACATCCTTTCCCTGGCCCCGCCCGCCAATGCGGAGCTCACCCTGCTGGCCCAGGGCCAGGACGCCCGCGAAGCCCTTTGCGGGCTGGC